Genomic DNA from Longimicrobiales bacterium:
CGCGCAAGGTGCCCGGCGCCCGGGCGGCCGAGCGCCGGAGCGCCGCGACCCGCCTAAACGCTCGATGCCCGCTCGATGAGCGCGTCCAGCCGCGGCCGGGGCACGGCGCCGACCTCGCGCGCGACCTCGCGCCCGCCCGCGAACGCGATGAGCGTCGGTATGCCGCGGATGGCGAAACGCACGGCCATGGTCGGATTCCGGTCCGTATCCAGCTTCGCGATCAGGACCTCGCCCGCGCGCTGATGCGCGATGTCATCGAGCATGGGCGCCATCATCTTGCACGGGCCGCACCAGTCGGCATAGAAGTCGACGAGGACGGG
This window encodes:
- the trxA gene encoding thioredoxin → MDKPTTTAKRATISCPFCLTLNRIDLSRTADRPKCGKCGKPILIDRPVRVSDQDLERVVADAEVPVLVDFYADWCGPCKMMAPMLDDIAHQRAGEVLIAKLDTDRNPTMAVRFAIRGIPTLIAFAGGREVAREVGAVPRPRLDALIERASSV